One window of the Bos indicus x Bos taurus breed Angus x Brahman F1 hybrid chromosome 8, Bos_hybrid_MaternalHap_v2.0, whole genome shotgun sequence genome contains the following:
- the LOC113896968 gene encoding interferon tau-1: protein MAFVLSLLMALVLVSYGPGRSLGCYLSEDHMLGARENLRLLARMNRLSPHPCLQDRKDFGLPQEMVEGNQLQKDQAISVLHEMLQQCFNLFYTEHSSAAWNTTLLEQLCTGLQQQLEDLDACLGPVMGEKDSDMGRMGPILTVKKYFQGIHVYLKEKEYSDCAWEIIRMEMMRALSSSTTLQKRLRKMGGDLNSL, encoded by the coding sequence ATGGCCTTCGTGCTCTCTCTACTGATGGCCCTGGTGCTGGTCAGCTACGGCCCGGGACGATCTCTGGGTTGTTACCTGTCTGAGGACCACATGCTAGGTGCCAGGGAGAACCTCAGGCTCCTGGCCCGAATGAACAGACTCTCTCCTCATCCCTGTCTGCAGGACAGAAAAGACTTTGGTCTTcctcaggagatggtggagggcaACCAGCTCCAGAAGGATCAGGCTATCTCTGTGCTCCATGAGATGCTCCAGCAGTGCTTCAACCTCTTCTACACAGAGCACTCGTCTGCTGCCTGGAACACCACCCTCCTGGAGCAGCTCTGCACTGGGCTCCAACAGCAGCTGGAGGACCTGGACGCCTGCCTGGGCCCAGTGATGGGAGAGAAAGACTCTGACATGGGAAGGATGGGCCCCATTCTGACTGTGAAGAAGTACTTCCAGGGCATCCATGTCtacctgaaagaaaaagaatacagtgACTGCGCCTGGGAAATCATCAGAATGGAGATGATGAGAGCCCTCTCTTCATCAACCACCTTGCAAAAAAGGTTAAGAAAGATGGGTGGAGATCTGAACTCACTTTGA